From the genome of Thermogutta terrifontis, one region includes:
- a CDS encoding ADP-ribosylglycohydrolase family protein has translation MALRTSGTGILWGVVLVVGAAGIWAGLEAMSAEPAVRRISLEEYRDKMEAAWIGQMAGVGWGGPTEFRYVGRIIPENEMPAWKPEMVNQFHQDDLYVEMTFLRSLEEHGWDVSIRQAGIDFANSQYPLWHANRAGRDNLRSGIAPPDSGHPHFNKHADDIDYQIEADFSGIIAPGMPNTVIALGNKFGRLMNYGDGVYGGQFVGGMYAEAFFENDPLKIVEAGLRCIPAESQYAECIRDVIAWWKENPNNWEATWQKIEEKYNRNPEYRRASCMKGQANIDAKINGAYIVMGLLYGKGDLDQTIIIATRCGQDSDCNPSNAGGVLFTTVGLKRLPERFTAKLDRQSVFSHTEYNFDRLSEVCVKLAREAVLRAGGRVEKDEQGGEVWVIPVEEPRPGALEQCWNPGPIAESRFTEEERQKIHFPPGER, from the coding sequence ATGGCGCTGCGGACGAGCGGAACTGGGATTTTGTGGGGTGTGGTGCTGGTGGTGGGGGCCGCGGGCATCTGGGCGGGACTGGAAGCCATGAGTGCCGAGCCAGCGGTGCGACGGATTTCTCTGGAAGAGTATCGGGATAAGATGGAGGCGGCATGGATCGGGCAGATGGCGGGGGTTGGCTGGGGCGGCCCAACGGAATTTCGATATGTGGGGCGGATCATTCCGGAGAACGAGATGCCGGCCTGGAAGCCGGAGATGGTCAACCAGTTTCACCAGGACGATCTGTACGTGGAGATGACGTTCCTCCGCAGTTTGGAGGAGCACGGCTGGGATGTTTCGATTCGTCAGGCGGGGATTGATTTTGCGAACAGCCAGTATCCATTGTGGCATGCCAATCGGGCGGGACGGGACAATTTACGATCGGGGATTGCTCCGCCCGATTCGGGACATCCTCATTTCAACAAGCATGCGGACGATATTGACTATCAGATCGAGGCGGATTTTTCGGGGATCATTGCCCCCGGGATGCCCAACACGGTGATTGCTCTGGGAAATAAATTTGGGCGGCTGATGAACTATGGGGATGGTGTGTACGGGGGGCAGTTTGTGGGCGGGATGTACGCGGAGGCGTTTTTCGAGAATGACCCCTTGAAGATTGTGGAGGCGGGCCTGCGGTGCATTCCAGCGGAGAGCCAGTATGCGGAGTGCATTCGCGATGTGATCGCGTGGTGGAAGGAGAATCCCAACAACTGGGAGGCGACCTGGCAGAAGATCGAGGAGAAGTACAACCGCAATCCAGAGTATCGACGGGCCTCGTGCATGAAGGGGCAGGCCAATATTGACGCGAAAATCAATGGGGCGTACATTGTCATGGGTCTGCTGTATGGGAAGGGGGATCTCGATCAGACCATCATCATTGCCACGCGATGTGGCCAGGATTCGGACTGCAATCCCTCCAACGCAGGCGGGGTCTTATTCACGACGGTGGGATTGAAACGCTTGCCCGAGCGGTTCACAGCAAAGCTGGACCGGCAGAGCGTGTTCAGCCATACGGAGTACAATTTTGACCGGCTGAGCGAGGTATGCGTCAAGCTGGCGCGAGAGGCAGTGTTGCGGGCGGGAGGTCGCGTGGAAAAGGATGAACAAGGGGGCGAAGTATGGGTGATTCCGGTGGAGGAGCCGCGGCCTGGGGCCCTGGAGCAGTGCTGGAATCCTGGGCCAATTGCCGAGAGTCGGTTCACGGAGGAGGAACGTCAGAAAATCCATTTCCCGCCCGGTGAGCGATGA
- the rpmB gene encoding 50S ribosomal protein L28, with protein sequence MGQKCEICGKTAAIGKQVATRGKAKYLGGVGTKITGISPRQFKPNLQRIRITDENGAARRVRVCTQCLKSGRVTKRIKNKPFQLPADAMALLAAAKEKAAQKGKKKKVSKS encoded by the coding sequence ATGGGTCAAAAGTGCGAAATTTGCGGTAAGACGGCGGCGATTGGGAAGCAGGTGGCCACCCGAGGTAAGGCCAAGTATCTGGGCGGGGTGGGAACCAAGATTACGGGGATTTCGCCGCGGCAGTTCAAGCCGAATTTGCAGCGGATTCGCATTACGGATGAGAATGGAGCGGCGCGGCGGGTCCGTGTGTGCACACAGTGTTTGAAGAGCGGTCGGGTAACCAAGCGGATCAAGAACAAGCCGTTCCAGCTTCCTGCCGATGCGATGGCACTTTTGGCGGCTGCGAAAGAGAAGGCCGCTCAAAAGGGCAAGAAAAAGAAAGTGAGCAAGTCCTGA
- the glyA gene encoding serine hydroxymethyltransferase produces MTMLRSSESTIDRNPKTNTGEDASTALERICQQRHPHLQSQDPELYSLIIAQARHETDTLKMIPSENYASFAVLEATGSILTNKYCEGYPAARYYEGNEFMDQIEQLAIDRLKALFGAEHANVQPYSGSPANQAVTRALAPPGSKIMGMPVPAGGHLTHGWKVNFSGMDYQTVHYGPRPDTGLLDYDQIRDIARRERPRMIWVGATAYPRTLDYAAFAEIAQEVEAYLVADIAHINGLIVGGVHPNPVPHCDVVSSTCHKMLRGPRAGFILSRIEDRWQRKYFPDSNLNLAKRIDRAVFPGLQGGPHMHVIAAMAVAFKEAATPAFRDYARQVVANARRLAEKLLEKGYRLVSGGTDTHLLVMDFRDAPYSGKDVAQALAKAGIIANFNMVPGDPRKPFITSGVRLGTPALTTRGMKEPEMDRIAGWIDTVCRNLEQIEEVAPRVRAEIAELCRQFPPPGILI; encoded by the coding sequence ATGACCATGCTCCGCTCCAGCGAATCCACGATCGATCGCAACCCCAAAACCAACACCGGCGAAGACGCCTCCACCGCCCTCGAACGAATCTGCCAGCAGCGGCACCCGCACCTGCAGTCCCAGGACCCCGAACTCTACTCCCTCATCATCGCCCAGGCCCGACACGAAACCGACACCCTCAAAATGATCCCGTCGGAAAACTATGCCTCTTTCGCGGTCCTGGAGGCTACCGGCTCCATCCTCACCAATAAGTACTGTGAGGGTTACCCCGCCGCCCGCTACTACGAGGGCAATGAATTCATGGACCAGATCGAGCAGCTCGCCATCGATCGCCTCAAAGCCCTTTTTGGGGCGGAACACGCCAACGTCCAGCCCTATTCCGGCTCCCCCGCCAACCAGGCCGTCACCCGCGCCCTCGCTCCCCCCGGCTCCAAAATCATGGGCATGCCAGTCCCCGCAGGCGGACACCTCACCCACGGGTGGAAGGTCAATTTTTCCGGAATGGACTACCAAACCGTCCACTACGGCCCCCGGCCGGACACTGGACTTCTCGACTACGACCAGATCCGCGACATCGCCCGCCGGGAACGCCCCCGCATGATCTGGGTCGGCGCCACCGCCTATCCCCGCACCCTCGATTACGCCGCCTTCGCCGAAATCGCCCAGGAAGTCGAGGCCTACCTCGTCGCCGACATCGCCCACATCAACGGCCTCATTGTCGGCGGCGTGCATCCCAACCCCGTTCCCCATTGCGACGTGGTCTCCAGTACCTGCCACAAGATGCTCCGCGGCCCCCGGGCAGGATTCATCCTCTCCCGCATCGAAGACCGATGGCAGCGCAAATACTTCCCCGACAGCAACCTCAACCTGGCCAAACGGATCGATCGGGCAGTGTTCCCCGGGCTGCAGGGGGGACCGCATATGCACGTCATCGCGGCCATGGCCGTGGCATTTAAAGAAGCCGCCACCCCCGCCTTCCGTGACTACGCCCGTCAGGTGGTGGCCAACGCCCGGCGGCTGGCTGAAAAGCTCCTCGAAAAAGGATACCGCCTCGTCAGCGGCGGCACCGATACCCATCTGCTCGTCATGGACTTCCGCGACGCCCCCTATTCGGGGAAGGATGTGGCCCAGGCACTGGCCAAAGCGGGCATCATCGCCAATTTCAACATGGTGCCTGGCGACCCACGCAAGCCATTTATCACCAGCGGCGTCCGGCTGGGGACCCCGGCCCTCACCACCCGGGGGATGAAGGAGCCCGAAATGGACCGCATCGCTGGGTGGATCGACACGGTCTGCCGGAACCTGGAGCAGATCGAGGAGGTGGCGCCGCGGGTTCGGGCGGAGATTGCCGAGCTGTGCCGCCAGTTTCCGCCGCCGGGGATCCTCATCTGA
- the cas6 gene encoding CRISPR-associated endoribonuclease Cas6 has protein sequence MLKPFTFSLFFPGLMPGGNGDFRVGSKAILYFSSNSRELISCLYNGLRNLPQFPLFHNTASFRSIFLKPMRSITVDHAQFRTMAPVLVNTKGDPNRYLLPEDKGFEEGLRFSVREIARTFLNMPDASIDFCPVDIRRKVVRHYNMHMQGFVGIFELSGPPEVLNLIYQVGLGVRRSQGFGMLELLQTTRYEKLPKGKEHIHV, from the coding sequence GTGCTTAAGCCGTTTACATTTTCGCTGTTTTTTCCGGGATTAATGCCGGGTGGCAACGGCGATTTCCGGGTTGGTAGTAAGGCGATTCTCTACTTCTCTAGCAATTCCCGTGAATTGATCTCCTGTCTTTATAATGGACTGCGCAACCTTCCACAATTTCCCCTTTTTCATAATACAGCGAGCTTCAGAAGCATCTTCCTTAAACCCATGCGTTCCATTACCGTTGACCACGCGCAGTTTAGAACCATGGCACCAGTGTTGGTGAACACAAAAGGGGATCCCAACCGCTACTTACTCCCTGAAGATAAAGGATTTGAAGAAGGGCTTAGATTCTCAGTTCGAGAGATTGCCCGCACGTTTCTCAATATGCCCGATGCCTCAATCGATTTCTGTCCTGTGGACATTCGTCGCAAGGTCGTTCGTCACTACAACATGCATATGCAAGGTTTTGTGGGTATCTTCGAATTGAGCGGGCCTCCCGAGGTGCTCAACCTTATCTATCAGGTCGGCTTGGGCGTCCGCCGGAGTCAAGGTTTCGGCATGCTGGAGCTCCTCCAAACGACCCGCTACGAGAAACTCCCCAAAGGGAAGGAACATATCCATGTGTAG
- the cas8a1 gene encoding type I-B CRISPR-associated protein Cas8b1/Cst1: MCSLTLYPSNWLYNAGVIGLLRVLERTGADPLRCLSEAAVQIRFSILCSSVKDVELEQDDKEFTIPLLAREWLLESWETLTEKKEKTECGKIKEVWGKLFNTWYRGFFNADTRYLFKESKKTKPLIIQFGDFVRSFGHPWGNGDTCSFCFRNSRFSYKNIFTSEHSKLLGASAGERGVPNSFWNLNPEQSLRICDFCNFVLLNHHLALTRLSDGSEIFINAPSFQVMWYLNKFAREVLGPASSEEMRSKRNILAMSVIEYATKIQATLGVWTGMNIEVVSKRGGEIEFFSLPYEVIQLLADRRIASLLSQIGEFSVLNLVLAQDFSRLLELGYRLLRIGLKTVVEWGKSERDFVNQTLRLEKNKQHPARVADQLFQLSALIEEKRQRRETYERSCIF, translated from the coding sequence ATGTGTAGCCTTACCCTATACCCCTCCAACTGGCTCTACAACGCAGGCGTGATTGGCCTACTGCGGGTGCTAGAAAGGACTGGAGCAGACCCTCTAAGATGCCTTTCAGAAGCAGCGGTTCAAATAAGATTTTCCATATTATGCTCCAGTGTCAAAGATGTAGAACTAGAACAAGATGATAAAGAATTCACAATACCTTTACTTGCCCGAGAGTGGCTGTTGGAAAGCTGGGAAACATTGACAGAGAAAAAAGAAAAGACTGAATGCGGAAAGATTAAGGAGGTCTGGGGGAAACTTTTTAATACCTGGTATAGAGGTTTCTTTAATGCCGATACAAGATACTTATTCAAAGAATCAAAAAAAACTAAACCACTAATCATCCAATTTGGTGACTTTGTAAGGTCTTTTGGACACCCCTGGGGAAACGGCGATACATGCTCATTTTGCTTCAGGAATTCTCGATTTTCCTACAAAAATATCTTCACCTCAGAACATTCTAAACTGCTCGGGGCCTCTGCTGGCGAGAGGGGTGTTCCCAATTCGTTTTGGAATCTCAATCCTGAACAGAGTCTTCGGATTTGTGATTTTTGCAATTTTGTGTTGCTCAATCACCACCTCGCCCTGACCCGCCTTTCCGACGGCTCGGAAATCTTCATCAATGCCCCGTCCTTTCAGGTGATGTGGTATCTGAACAAGTTTGCCCGGGAAGTGCTTGGACCGGCTTCGTCCGAGGAGATGCGGAGTAAAAGAAACATCCTGGCCATGTCCGTGATCGAGTATGCTACAAAGATCCAAGCGACGCTTGGCGTCTGGACGGGGATGAACATCGAGGTTGTCTCGAAGCGTGGGGGAGAGATCGAGTTCTTCAGTTTACCCTATGAGGTTATTCAACTCCTTGCGGACCGTCGAATTGCTTCGCTCCTGAGCCAGATCGGAGAGTTCAGCGTTCTCAATCTTGTGCTCGCTCAGGATTTCTCCCGTCTCCTGGAGCTCGGCTATCGGCTCCTGCGCATCGGACTTAAGACTGTTGTAGAGTGGGGGAAATCAGAGAGAGACTTTGTGAATCAGACGCTGAGGCTGGAGAAGAACAAGCAACATCCTGCCCGGGTGGCCGATCAACTCTTTCAGCTTTCCGCATTAATAGAGGAAAAGCGCCAAAGGAGGGAAACGTATGAGCGCTCCTGTATCTTCTGA
- the cas7i gene encoding type I-B CRISPR-associated protein Cas7/Cst2/DevR: MSDTIKSVTVTIIFDGAALNRDEKIGGNILSIKKLNVNGEVRSFIGKPAIRHYLFQTLHKKESERWKPAPVVERGSGDKKTLQFDITRADIITSSELDVFGYMFTIEGERSLTRKSPLGITKAISLASYDADLALYANHDLLKRIRNEGYSGTMPGLYNKEEHVSYYKLTFTIDAKVLGEDVWVLKSEPQHEVDKLTLEISSNDRKELPGQLDSPHKWKVNEEGIIEWTNLNDKFQITFTVSHKAKVERIRDVLEAIKNGLYAQSSGEANTIVPLFLIAGAVRVPSPIFHPYIDVRKDDGQWKVVGVGDAMKNSWLEKEGNQSIVYIQDCERLRVDTVWKDQAIKDWDEFLKKLGLEHAQVEENKGQ; encoded by the coding sequence ATGAGCGACACAATTAAGAGCGTCACTGTCACGATTATCTTCGACGGCGCAGCCTTGAACCGCGACGAGAAGATCGGGGGCAACATCCTTTCGATCAAGAAGCTCAATGTGAACGGCGAGGTCCGTTCCTTCATCGGCAAGCCCGCCATACGGCATTATCTGTTTCAGACCCTCCATAAGAAAGAATCTGAAAGATGGAAGCCAGCGCCAGTTGTTGAACGTGGTTCAGGAGACAAAAAGACGTTACAATTTGACATCACACGGGCAGATATTATCACCAGTTCAGAATTAGACGTATTCGGTTACATGTTCACGATAGAGGGTGAGCGATCTCTTACTCGAAAATCTCCACTGGGTATAACTAAGGCGATATCTTTGGCCTCGTACGATGCTGATCTGGCTTTGTATGCAAACCATGATCTTCTCAAGCGAATAAGAAATGAGGGATACTCTGGTACTATGCCCGGCCTCTACAACAAAGAGGAACATGTTTCGTACTACAAGTTGACCTTTACAATTGATGCCAAAGTACTGGGAGAGGATGTCTGGGTTCTGAAATCTGAACCGCAACACGAAGTGGATAAACTGACTCTTGAGATCTCAAGTAATGATAGAAAAGAGTTGCCTGGGCAACTAGATAGTCCACATAAGTGGAAAGTCAATGAAGAAGGAATAATTGAATGGACTAATTTGAACGACAAATTCCAGATAACCTTCACAGTATCGCATAAGGCAAAAGTAGAGCGAATTCGCGATGTTTTAGAAGCCATCAAAAACGGGCTTTACGCCCAGTCCAGCGGCGAAGCCAACACGATCGTCCCGCTCTTTCTCATCGCCGGGGCGGTGAGGGTGCCCTCGCCCATTTTCCATCCCTACATTGACGTGCGCAAAGACGACGGCCAATGGAAGGTCGTCGGCGTTGGTGACGCGATGAAAAACTCCTGGCTGGAAAAGGAGGGAAACCAGTCAATTGTGTACATCCAGGACTGTGAGCGCTTGAGAGTGGACACAGTTTGGAAGGATCAAGCTATAAAAGATTGGGATGAATTTCTGAAAAAACTTGGTCTGGAACATGCACAAGTAGAAGAAAACAAAGGGCAGTAA
- the cas5b gene encoding type I-B CRISPR-associated protein Cas5b, whose translation MSASLGYILRIRIYQPQAHYRVPFTHQRRHTYPIPPYSTVIGFLCNVLGIDDQEKEEYRKLRAIKISIAGRFESKTTEYTWFRNLSQSAHVDRFGSIENRSIGGHVEHIGGQSPVSIDVLNDVRLVLHLAHEDKSFLERVRVSLENPVRRLEVLHLGRAEDWIVIEELSRIHDFSDYTSSRVDADFKHFFWIPEKTIPEANDQHSGFQDYEGLFYRLPTFWTVEDYVQTGNRHGRRIFDYMTVKLSDGLLVGKKFLFDKESQLPVFLANFRG comes from the coding sequence ATGTCCGCAAGCTTGGGTTACATCTTACGGATCAGGATTTATCAGCCGCAGGCGCACTATCGGGTACCCTTCACCCATCAGCGGCGGCATACCTATCCTATTCCGCCCTACTCCACCGTGATTGGATTTCTCTGCAACGTGCTGGGAATTGACGACCAGGAAAAAGAGGAATACAGGAAGCTGAGAGCGATCAAAATCTCCATCGCCGGTCGCTTTGAGAGCAAAACCACGGAATATACCTGGTTTCGTAACCTATCTCAATCGGCTCATGTGGATCGTTTCGGCAGTATCGAGAACCGCAGTATCGGTGGTCATGTGGAGCACATCGGCGGCCAATCCCCCGTTTCGATTGATGTCCTCAACGATGTCCGCCTCGTACTTCACCTGGCGCATGAGGACAAGTCATTCCTGGAACGGGTTCGCGTTTCATTGGAGAATCCCGTTCGCCGGCTGGAGGTTCTCCATCTTGGTCGAGCCGAGGACTGGATTGTTATAGAGGAACTATCACGCATCCACGATTTCTCCGACTATACCTCTTCAAGAGTAGATGCTGACTTTAAGCATTTCTTCTGGATTCCAGAGAAAACGATTCCCGAAGCCAATGATCAGCACTCGGGTTTTCAAGACTACGAGGGACTTTTCTATCGGCTCCCGACCTTTTGGACCGTGGAGGACTATGTGCAGACTGGGAATCGCCATGGGAGGCGAATCTTCGATTATATGACCGTCAAGTTGAGCGACGGTTTATTGGTCGGCAAGAAATTTCTTTTCGACAAAGAAAGCCAACTGCCTGTTTTCCTTGCGAATTTCAGAGGTTAA
- a CDS encoding CRISPR-associated helicase/endonuclease Cas3, with protein sequence MTTAADIWAKSSGRDGGRGVRLHEHIQDALAVFDKIFDKIKDRVDGPLCELIRLAIVCHDWGKVLPAFQIQRLKNKCYTPCSPLIDIPHSFFSLLWIDEDKLNQRLPEQDTRTYREFLLSAIAYHHWRESFFELISAPNADVTRLMVALSTVIDRLKANLQTEIRKLGDGWHELVGFNETMASGLRNGVPFSEYARPPYQLYFLPKRAGLNDEKMRDWILIAGFLQRADHFASFCEEEGEDPSMAEAEICPMSFNDVVKEVQKRIQKSTQNSPVNSQDAATIWQLDKINDYRDKHAILVAPTGYGKTEFAFLWGSGEKFFYTLPLRAAVNQIFERAKAIFGEQKVGLLHSDADVYLLGDGGEGQANLKAYDLARQLAYPVLISTGDQFFPYALRPPGYEKIYATFSYSRLVIDEVQAYDPRAAAIVVKFIENVVRMGGKFLLMTATLPTFIEKEIDAIISHDHCTLLNLYCEEQRFKQLQKHRIKVELLENHADGEKIDFAIPDKTLEEVLKQACERKRVLVIANTVKQAQDIFERLKGLIEKDDQYKALKDKIWLLHSRFTQADRNKLEMEICGDRNTKINGEFQNPKPDSEQQGKILVATQVVEASLDIDADVLFTEVAPLDALVQRMGRILRRYGPASDLRDVSCPENPNIYIWVFQRGLQSGQHYVYDPDLVLLTIKLLKDRPDKHCKDWLSENLTKHPKPDDRTQSVLEEVFGCEEGSRREGRERSRKGKRKRPTDEQTPFSRPREFEFVCSEYDKYDLVNKLFESLSEETDYLRTFRQTKDILDAGYMSDRKEDAQKIFRDIHTLSVVPDHRREDFITAIENFFNSCENKRTSFTLFKKEVLSKFVVQVPFYAKQIQQREFKPVEWWVRDLSCVHGALKKVLMRWCQDIYFANYKYDERMGIIAEAPWGCQDVAIL encoded by the coding sequence ATGACCACAGCTGCGGATATCTGGGCCAAGAGCAGCGGAAGAGACGGCGGCCGCGGGGTACGCCTCCATGAACACATCCAGGATGCACTAGCGGTTTTTGACAAAATCTTTGACAAAATCAAGGACCGCGTCGATGGCCCTTTGTGCGAACTCATTCGCCTTGCTATCGTCTGTCACGACTGGGGAAAAGTGCTACCCGCCTTTCAAATTCAGCGGCTGAAAAATAAGTGTTACACCCCGTGTTCTCCCCTCATCGATATTCCTCACTCGTTCTTTTCCCTTCTGTGGATAGATGAAGATAAGCTCAACCAACGCTTGCCGGAGCAGGATACTAGGACTTATCGGGAATTTCTTCTCTCCGCCATCGCCTACCATCACTGGCGGGAGAGCTTCTTTGAATTGATTAGCGCCCCAAATGCAGACGTTACCCGATTGATGGTTGCGTTAAGCACCGTGATAGACAGGCTAAAAGCAAACTTGCAAACGGAGATTCGGAAGCTAGGGGATGGGTGGCATGAGCTTGTGGGATTCAATGAGACGATGGCGAGCGGCTTGCGCAATGGAGTTCCCTTTTCGGAATACGCCCGGCCACCGTACCAGCTTTATTTCCTGCCAAAACGAGCGGGATTAAACGACGAAAAAATGCGGGACTGGATTCTCATCGCCGGATTTCTCCAGCGTGCAGACCACTTTGCTTCGTTTTGTGAAGAAGAAGGCGAAGATCCAAGCATGGCAGAGGCGGAAATCTGCCCGATGAGCTTCAATGACGTCGTTAAAGAAGTGCAGAAAAGAATACAAAAGAGCACACAAAACTCTCCGGTAAATTCACAGGATGCCGCCACGATATGGCAACTTGATAAGATTAATGACTATAGGGATAAACATGCTATTTTGGTTGCCCCTACCGGCTATGGCAAGACGGAGTTTGCTTTCCTTTGGGGCAGCGGTGAGAAATTTTTTTATACGTTACCTCTACGGGCGGCCGTCAACCAGATATTTGAGCGGGCGAAGGCCATCTTCGGTGAGCAAAAGGTTGGCCTCCTCCATTCCGATGCCGATGTGTACTTGCTAGGAGATGGCGGGGAAGGCCAGGCTAACCTAAAGGCATATGATCTTGCCCGCCAACTGGCTTACCCGGTCCTCATCTCCACAGGCGACCAGTTCTTTCCTTACGCCTTGCGTCCGCCGGGATACGAGAAAATCTACGCCACATTCTCTTATTCGCGCCTCGTGATTGATGAGGTGCAGGCTTACGATCCGCGGGCCGCCGCGATCGTGGTCAAGTTCATTGAGAACGTCGTTCGCATGGGTGGCAAGTTTCTCCTCATGACGGCCACCCTCCCGACCTTTATCGAAAAAGAAATTGATGCGATTATTTCTCACGATCACTGTACACTTCTTAACCTTTACTGTGAAGAACAACGATTTAAACAGCTCCAGAAGCACCGGATCAAGGTGGAATTGCTCGAGAACCATGCCGATGGAGAGAAGATAGACTTCGCCATTCCTGACAAGACGCTGGAAGAGGTGCTGAAACAAGCTTGTGAGCGTAAGCGGGTGCTTGTCATCGCAAACACTGTCAAACAGGCCCAGGACATTTTCGAGAGACTGAAGGGTTTGATCGAGAAAGACGACCAGTATAAAGCGCTTAAGGATAAAATCTGGCTCCTGCATTCACGGTTCACCCAGGCTGACCGCAATAAGCTAGAGATGGAAATTTGCGGTGATAGGAACACAAAGATTAACGGCGAGTTTCAGAACCCGAAGCCAGATTCTGAGCAACAGGGTAAAATCCTGGTGGCGACGCAGGTAGTGGAGGCTTCACTCGATATCGACGCCGATGTCTTGTTCACCGAGGTCGCACCACTTGATGCGCTCGTGCAGCGGATGGGCCGAATCCTGAGGCGATATGGTCCTGCAAGCGACCTACGGGATGTATCCTGCCCTGAAAATCCAAACATTTATATTTGGGTTTTCCAGCGTGGCCTGCAATCCGGGCAGCATTATGTCTATGATCCAGATCTTGTTTTGCTTACGATCAAGCTGCTCAAAGATCGACCCGATAAACATTGTAAAGATTGGCTATCTGAAAACCTAACAAAACATCCCAAACCTGATGATCGGACACAATCGGTTCTCGAAGAGGTCTTTGGTTGCGAGGAGGGATCACGGAGAGAAGGGAGAGAAAGGTCTCGTAAAGGAAAGAGAAAACGGCCAACCGATGAGCAGACGCCTTTTTCCCGCCCGCGCGAATTTGAGTTTGTCTGCTCTGAATATGACAAGTATGACCTGGTAAACAAGCTCTTCGAGTCGCTATCTGAAGAGACAGATTATTTGAGGACGTTTCGGCAGACTAAAGACATCCTTGATGCCGGTTATATGTCAGATCGCAAGGAAGACGCACAAAAGATCTTTCGGGACATACACACTCTATCTGTAGTCCCAGATCACAGAAGGGAAGATTTTATCACCGCTATTGAAAATTTTTTCAATAGCTGCGAAAACAAAAGAACGTCTTTTACTCTATTTAAGAAGGAGGTGCTTTCCAAATTCGTCGTGCAAGTACCTTTCTATGCGAAGCAAATACAGCAGCGCGAATTTAAACCGGTTGAGTGGTGGGTGAGGGATTTGTCATGTGTACACGGGGCACTTAAGAAGGTGTTGATGCGTTGGTGTCAGGATATCTATTTTGCAAACTACAAGTATGACGAGAGAATGGGAATTATTGCAGAAGCGCCATGGGGTTGTCAGGATGTAGCAATTCTCTGA